In a genomic window of Lycium ferocissimum isolate CSIRO_LF1 chromosome 9, AGI_CSIRO_Lferr_CH_V1, whole genome shotgun sequence:
- the LOC132029377 gene encoding protein LIGHT-DEPENDENT SHORT HYPOCOTYLS 10-like — protein MMSNDQIRVEGGEGSSSRSSTTVLLAPSDDHHHQPPPPPQLSRYESQKRRDWNTFGQYLKNQRPPVPLSQCNYNQVLEFLRYLDQFGKTKVHLHGCPFFGEPEPPGPCTCPLRQAWGSLDALIGRLRAAYEENGGLPENNPFASGSIRVYLREVRDFQAKARGISYKKKKKKRKLQNRASTTSAEATPTFQLQSS, from the coding sequence ATGATGTCAAATGATCAAATAAGAGTGGAAGGAGGAGAAGGATCATCATCAAGATCATCAACCACTGTACTTCTAGCACCATCTGACGACCATCATCATCAGCCACCACCACCGCCCCAACTGAGCAGGTACGAGTCTCAGAAACGTCGCGATTGGAACACTTTCGGACAGTACTTGAAAAATCAAAGGCCGCCAGTTCCTTTATCCCAGTGCAACTATAACCAAGTGCTAGAATTTCTCCGATACCTAGATCAATTCGGAAAAACTAAAGTGCATTTACATGGTTGCCCTTTTTTCGGGGAACCGGAGCCTCCGGGGCCTTGTACTTGTCCACTTAGACAAGCATGGGGAAGCCTAGATGCACTTATTGGTAGGCTTAGAGCTGCTTATGAAGAAAATGGTGGCCTTCCAGAGAATAATCCATTCGCGAGTGGCTCTATACGCGTTTATCTTCGAGAGGTAAGAGATTTCCAAGCTAAAGCAAGAGGAATTTcctataagaagaagaaaaagaagaggaagctgCAAAATAGGGCTAGTACAACTAGTGCTGAGGCAACTCCTACCTTTCAGTTGCAATCTTCTTGA